In the genome of Perca flavescens isolate YP-PL-M2 chromosome 21, PFLA_1.0, whole genome shotgun sequence, the window AACATAACCATTTAGGAACAGAGGAGTATAGTGTAACGCTACATGGGCCTCTAAGGTAACGTGATCTGATAATTGAAGCCTCTGGAGCCTCCTCCCTCAGACAGAAAGGTAACAATTCAGTGAAGACATGGACCCATCTACTAGGGTGGTGGGTCTGGATGCCCAGGGGAACATGGTTTTCACAGTGGTGAAACCAGTAATGGGCATCTTTCAGGTGTCTTCAGAGCAAACAGGTAGTGTTGCACAAGGGGGCATGGGTCTACAGGGTCTATCTGAAAATGCATTGATCCTTCCTCAAGTGCAAGGCCAAGCTCTGGACCAGAACCAGATGGAAATGCACACCATACAGCCTCATATTCAGATGCCCCAGATGCAGGTTTCTGCCCCAGTACAGACTGAGGTTGCGTCCCAGAATCAGGACCCACCACCAAACTCAAGCACAAATTCAGAGTCCGCTACCCACATGCCTTTTGCAGAGGTGTCGTCACTCCTGGATCCCAACATGAAAGGATCTAAGGCTCGTAAGTGGCCAGTTGTTTGAAGATAACACCAGCAGTCATTTAGCTTCAGAGCAAATGTGTAGTCTTTGTTCTtgaatttcaaatttttttttttgttaagttatTTAAAACTTGTCACTTAAATTTGCTGAAAGTAAAAGGGATTCGGATTTGAGAAGCAAATTTGATATTCAGATTTGATCAAATGCTATTGAATCCCTGCTGTGCTGATTCCCCTCTTCCTGTCTTGCTCTTATTTTAGGAAAGTATCTCATCTCGTATGATGAAATCAAGCGGCGTCTGCAGGCCCCGGAGAAGATGTCCCTGCGCTCCCTGGCAGCCTACACTCGGGTCAGCAGAGGCCCGGCCAGCAAGAAGACACTTCTGGAGTCACTCAATGTACTCAGCCTCACGCCAAGCACAACTACCTCCGTGTCCTCCTCGTTCTCCAAACTCACTGAAGGTGACAGGGACGTGTGTTAGTGAGGACgaatatactgtacacatttgACATAACAGGGAAGAGTGTAAGGGACTAAACTGTGTTTTCATTTGGGAATTTGTTTAGGCGACACCAGAGC includes:
- the si:ch73-127m5.2 gene encoding uncharacterized protein si:ch73-127m5.2 — its product is MDPSTRVVGLDAQGNMVFTVVKPVMGIFQVSSEQTGSVAQGGMGLQGLSENALILPQVQGQALDQNQMEMHTIQPHIQMPQMQVSAPVQTEVASQNQDPPPNSSTNSESATHMPFAEVSSLLDPNMKGSKARKYLISYDEIKRRLQAPEKMSLRSLAAYTRVSRGPASKKTLLESLNVLSLTPSTTTSVSSSFSKLTEGDTRALCDDMKDFSHDYIDYSNMAKQLIPETNTVQHWSKIIETKNHLEDMRKCFKEPVNSGAFANVTHGLGLGMLDVALDMIIMVIEQQIRILSGAAASDPADSGPPMRRIRRRLRKTRPTDNENPHKVSGGVKEQGKAISKGKGRGRARKKIRQDAGAAVPMEPQAEQCKPDDVENNVLTLVSVGYETVSSGLSAAGTV